Within the Catalinimonas niigatensis genome, the region CTAAAGACTGGATGATTAACCACCAGCTCGGACGAAGAAATCTTAATCCTGATCAGCTAAGTTACTTCAGAGGATTGAAGTACGAACGCATGAAAAAGAAAAGAGGAGGCTACGATAAAGTACTCTCAAGTGGGCAAAGTGGCGATAAGACATCTGAAGTGTTAGCACGGGAATTTAATGTAAGCGATAGGACTATTTTACGGGATGCGGAATTTGCCAAAGGAATTGAAATAATTGCCAAAGGAAATCCACAGATGAAAAATGATATTTTGCTGGGGAGAATCAAAGTAAAGAAAAGCGATGTACAAACTTTGGCTCAAGTCAAAGATTTGAGGCAAATAGGCAGAATCAAAAACGAGGCTGATTTGTATAATAAAGCCAAAAGCATAAGAAAAGAAAAAGAAGCTCAAAAAGCAGAAAAAGTTCAAGGTGAAGTTGATCAGCGTATCAATGATGCAATTGAGACAATTAAAGGCAATGAGCCGGTTTTTACCAACAAAGAGGATAGAATTAAAAGGTTAAAAGCGAATATTGTATCGTCTGTTAACAAAACAATTCAACATAAAGATAAAAGCGCACTTAGAGAAGCTAAAGCTTACCTTAAACGTTTGGAAGATGAATTATTTGGTAAATATGCCAATGCATAGATTTAATTTGATCTCATAAGAAAAGGGGCTCGACAGAGTCCTTTTTTATTAAACAGATGGTTTCGGATCATCTTAATCAAAGGTCATTGATGTTGTAAATATTTAATTCTTTAGTGGCAATAAGGTGTTAGAAGCTTTTGAGGATATAAGTTTTATAGTTTTTCTAGCTCATTAAGGACTTAAGAGAAACATCCTCTTAGAACATAACTCCAAAATTGTCATATGACCAGATATTTCCAGTTTAAGCTTAATAACATGAACAAAATTTTATAACCTTAATGATGGGAACTAATCGCTCTTGAAGACTTTGAAAAGATAAAACAGTGAAGGAAAGATAAGTAGAATACCCACCCCTAAAGCCCATATCAGTGCCTTAATCGTAGCAGGATTGGCCATTGTATTATAAAAGGTAAGGTCTTCAGTATCTTGAATAATTACAATCACAGGAAATTGTATGGCTAACCAACCTCCAATAATTGCGCATACTTGTATGCCAGTAATCAGTCGGGTAAGCAAGGCTTTTTGTCGGTTCAATGATACCCAGACTATCGGAATTAATGCAGTTGCCAGTGCTATACACCCCACGCTCAAAAAACTATGGAAGAAGTCATTCACAAATTGGTGTTCATAAAATTCTGCTGTAAAAAAAAAGATGGGACCGGCAACAAGCAGTGCTATCAAAAATCTTTTACAGTAAGTTGCATAGATGTATCGTTCTTCTTTGGTAAGTGAGGTTTCACTACTTAAAAATGCTGAAGAAATATAACCAAAAAGCAGTACTGTGAATATGCCAAGTACGAATGAAAAAGCATTTGCCCAAGGGTCAATGTATATCTTGACGAATCCTTCTTCATAATCAGTACTGATTCTGCCAAGAATCATGGCTCCAAGGGTGACGCCTAGAAAGAAAGGTGTAAGTATGCTGTTGATCCTAAAGATATGAGTATAGTAGTTGTGCGTATGATCTTTGTCTACATCATAATAACGGAATGTAAAGGCTGTTCCCCTAAAAATAATACCAAGAAGCATAATAAACAAAGGGATGTGCAATGCGGTAGACAGAACGGTATATACCCTTGGGAAACCCATAAAAATAATCACAATTACTAAAATAAGCCATACATGATTAGCCTCCCATACTGGTGGCTTTAGATATCGCTTTTTCACCCTTTTTTCCGGTAAATACTTCAATGATTCCTGCACCGAAGTCTGCCCCTCCGAGTAGTGTATAAAAGACAAAAGCAATCCCAAGAACGACGATGATAATCTCAACCATGATCTGCATATTTTTTTTATTGACTACCCTGATTTGCCGCTTCATCAAAAATACCAATACAAAACCCAGAAGAAGATAAAGTGTGCTCAGAATATAGCATGTATATTGAAGCCCTGGCATTGGAGAAACTGAATCAGCCGTTTTGAACATTCTGTAAACAATCCAGGGTTGCCGACCTACTTCAGTGACAACCCATCCTGCCTCAACGGCTATAAATCCTAATGGTGTACAAATACCCACCACCCACAACCACCAATTCTTATACAGTATCTCTTTCTTTTTCCAATAGAAGAGGAGAAATACAAGTCCTACCGTTGCCATTAGCATTCCCGAGAGAACCATCACCTGAAATGCTATGTGTGTAATCTGTACAGGAGGCCAGAGTTCTCTGGGAAATTCTTTAAGACCGGTCACTGTAGCATCAAAATCACCATGAGCGAGAAAGCTAAGCATTTTGGGTAAACGGATGGCATAGTCTACTGTAGCCCGCTCAACATCAGGTATACCACCAATCAGCAAGTCTGCTCCTTTTTCTGTCTCAAAAAGAGCTTCCATTGCTGCTAATTTTTCCGGTTGTCTTTCTGCAATATCTTTAGCTGAAATATCACCACTAAGGGGTTGTAAGATAGCGGAAACCGCACCAAATGTAAGAGCAATCTTATAAGCTTTCTGATGTAGCACATGACCGGGATTTTTTAGCAAAAGGAGAGCATGAAGCCCTGCTACTGCAAAACTAGTGCTGACAAAAGCGGCAATGGTCATATGGAGTGCTTGGGAAAACCAGGCATCATTAAACATCGCAGCATAAGGATCTATATTTACAGCCTGTCCATCTACCCAATCAAAACCAGCGGGACTATTCATCCAGGCATTGGCGGCAACCACAAAAATTCCTGAGATTACTCCAGAAATGCCTACTACGATCCCGGAAGCCCAATGCACCCAACGATTTACTTTATTCCATCCATACAGAAAGAAGCCGAGGGCAATTGCTTCAAGGAAGAATGCAGTACCTTCCCAACTGAAAGGCATACCAATAATTTCACCCGCATACTCCATAAAGCCCGGCCAAAGTAAACCAAGTTCAAAAGATAAAACTGTACCTGACACGGCTCCAACAGCAAAAAAAATGGCTACTCCTTTTGACCAGGATTTAGCAAGATCCAGATAGACTTCTTGTTTAGATTTAAGCCATTGCCATTCCGCAAAAGCCATAAGAAAAGGCATGGTCATCCCTATGCAGGAGAAAATAATATGAAATCCAAGAGAAATAGCCATTTGAAGTCGTGCTGCGAAAAGATCTTCCATGCGTTTCTTTAATAATTATGAAGCGAAGCTATGCCATAGACTTCATAAAATAAAGACTAAAACAGTCCTTTATTTTAGTTTCCATTATCAACTGTTATTTTCTGCTGTTAAATTTTTTAATCAAAAGGAGATGAAAAGCATAATAAATTAAGAATTAGGTATACCGATTTTTCATCATATAAAGATAAGTGCAGTAAAAAATACTTACTGTAGCTGCAATTATGTCACTTTGTTTTTAGGTATTTTTATTCTGTTCAATAGTAAAATACTCTGTCTATCAAATCATCTGTTACTGTATGAAAAAAAGTATAGATAAGCAATTGGATGAACTCTCAATTTTACCTATTTCTTTAATACTGATAAAAAGTTAATGATAGCAAAATATTGGATATCATTATACCCAAATAGAAAACAGATTTGCTAAAAATTTTTGAGAAATTAAACTTTAATTTTATAAAAATCAGTGGCTTATGAAACTCAGGATACTACCATAATTGCTTAGCTCAAGTCTTTGAATAAACACCATCTGAATAAGCAGTGCAAATCCGGATTTATACCTGCTTATTGAGTAAGAAATTACATCTTAGTTTAGTTTTTTTAACTTTGGCTTACTATATCACAGTGGTAAGTTTAAAAGCCCATTCTATAATCATTAGTGATTTAATTCTCCGAGGCAGAGCCTCGGAAAGTTGGGTCCAGGGCTCTACTCTGGGGTTTAATACCTTTTATTTGCCTTGATATGATTTTTAAAAAAAAATTATTTTAAGTTTAGTGGTATCATACATGAAGATTTAAACATTGAATGGATAGTATTATACAATAATTGAGTAAAAAATAAAAAAACATAACAAATGTAAGATACATCCATCCTGCATAATAAAAATGAGCATATTAAATCCGACTTTAGTATGAAGAATGGACAAAAAAGACAAACTAACCTGCCCTAATATACTCCTTAACGCATATGCATGTTTTGGAAAATGTGATGTTGCCATATTGTTACGAATATTCGTATTAAGTGTGCTTTTAATTTGGCAGTCCACGAATCAAGTGATTGCAGAACAAAACCCATATCTCAATGAAGGTTATTCGCATGACCTTACCGATACTATTTCAAGTCTCTTATTAAAAAGTCTGGAAGGGTCTGAACCTTCAGAATCGCTGGAATATGCGATGGAAGCAATGAAGAGAGCTGAATACATAGACGATAGTGCTCAATTAGCAGAAGCTTATTATTCAGTAGGCTCTTCGTATGATATGTTAGGCGAAGATCAACTGGCAATAAAATATTTTCAGCTTGCCCTCAAAGAATATGAAGATCTGGACGATAGTCTTAATGTGAGCTGGACATTAAATAACCTAGGAGTAGTTTATGATGAACTCGGCGACTACGATGAGGCTTTATCATATTATTTGTTGTCACTAGAAGCACTGGGCGAAGGAGAGTACCCTGAAAACAGGGTAACGCTTTATAACAATATTGGCCTTATTTATGAGGCCAATGGCTTAACCGATAAAGCACTGGAAAATCTTTATAGCGCCTACAGGCTTGCGCTAAAATATGACTTACAGGGCCGTATTACTTATCCTCTACATAGCTTGGGAGAAACCTATCTTAATCATGGTGAATACGATAGTGCGCTCCATTATTTTCTTCAGTCATATCAGGTAGATGATGAGTTGGAGGATCAAATGGGACTAGCCATTAATTTGCAATCTATGGGGAAGGCTTACCTGCTTCAGAAAAAATACAAAAAAGCAGAAGCCCACTTGAAAGAAGCACTGGAAATTCAGACAAAAATAGGAGATAAATATGAGCAGACCTGTACTCTAACCTTGCTTGGCAAGCTGTACTTTCAAATGAAGAATTACGAGCAAGCTTTAGAATATACTGGAAGAGCGTTAAAGTTTGCAGAAAAATCAAATACCAAAAATCAAATTAAAGAAGCGGCAGAAGTGTTAAGCAATATATATCGTGATTTTGGAAATTTTGAAAAAGCACTTTTTTATACAGATTTAAGCAATACCTACAAAGACAGCATATACAATGAAGCAAAAAGTAGGCATCTGGCACTATTACAGTTAAACAAACAAGAAGCAGAAAATGCTGCTTTGATGACTGATAATGAGTTTAAGTCTGCCATATTGGACGATCAACAGGTATTGATAGAGAAACAGACTTATGTGGTCATTTTTATATCTTTAGGGCTTGTATTAAGTTTTATTATACTTTCTCTCCTGATGAATTCAAATAAGGATAAGAATTTAGCCAATCAAAGACTGATCAAGCAAAAGCAAGAAATAGAGAAAATCATCAAAGAGCTTACCACACTAAATGAAAATGTAAACCGACAAAAAGATGACCTTCAACGGTCTAATCAAATCAAGGATAAGCTTCTTTCTATTATTTCTCATGATTTTAGAAGCCCCTTAAATTCGCTAGAAGGGATTCTTGACCTGATGACTCAGGGCAGGATCTCTCCTGATGAAATGCAGATGATTTCTAAAGAACTCCGACTAAAAGTGAATATCACGACGAATTTGTTGGACAACTTACTGAACTGGGCTAAAAGTCAAATGCAGGGAATTAATCCAAATCCTGAATTTTTTGACATAAAAAATTTAGTAGAAGATACCATTCACCTGCTTTCTACCCAGGCTGAGAAAAAAGATGTAAGAATCTATAATCGTATAGTGCATTCTCAAAATGTATTCTCTGACTATGAAATGACAAAACTAGTAGTTAGAAATCTGGTAAGTAATGCTATCAAATTCACTTCATCAGGAGATAAAATTTTTGTGAAAGCTGGTTTAGAAAATGGCTTCCTTCAATTTGTAGTAAAAGATACCGGTAAGGGTATCATACAAGAAGAAAAAAGTAAATTATTTACTCATGAGTCAAAATCCACCTTGGGCACTGCTTACGAGAAAGGTACAGGTCTGGGCCTATTGCTTTGCAAAGATTTTGTGGAAAAAAATGGTGGAAATATCACTGTGGAAAGCGAAGAAGGTGAAGGAAGTACTTTTTGTTTTACCATTCCAATAGAGCCATCAGTCATAGAGCTAATGGAAATAAAAGAATGAACCACCATCAAACCTAAAACGCTCACAATGGTTCATTCTAATACTTGATCTTTAAGTCAAAATTTCAATACTTTTGTTAGCGACAACCTGATTGTTATAAGGAGGTTTAATATTAATTTCTTCTATATTTCTAAAAAAACCATGATATAACTCAGGAGTAATGATGATCTTTGTCATGGCAAAATTGTATCCGATGTTAATCGCTATTTTTTTATCTAAATTCCTCAAGTATGATCATCATAATATTTGGCTTACCTGGAACTGGTAAATCTTATTTTGGAAAACGTTTAGCTGAGCACCTGGGCTTGGTTTATATCAACAGCGATAGAATTCGTAAGCGACTCCAACTAAGCGGAAAATATGGGTCGGAAGAAAAAAAGAGCGTATATGAACAAATGTTGAATACCACGGAAGAACAAGTGCAGCAGCACAAAGGTGTTATACTGGATGCTACCTTTAGTGATCACTCCTATATTCAGAAAGTGAAAAACTTAGCCCAACGGCATGAGATTCCCACCAGACTTATTGAAATGGTAGCAGATGAGAAGGTAATCATAGAAAGAGTACGTAAGACCAGACCTTATTCGGAAGCTGACTATGAAGTGTATAAAAAAATGAAAGCAAATTATGAGGCTATAGATGAAACTCACCTGATACTTGATACTTCTCAAACTACGGATGATCAATTGATACAAGAGGCTATAAAATACCTTTACCATGACTGAGAAAGAATTTATCCTGCTTAAAAATAACCCATTGATCCTAGGCAATGAAATCTCTCATCATATAGAATTTTATGAGACACACATTTCTTATCTGCTGATATTATCGGAGTATGTTTATAAAATTAAAAAGACTGTTAAACTTCCATTTCTTGATTTTTCGGAGTTGCAACTTAGACAAAAAGCTTGTACTCAGGAGTTGTTGCTTAACCTTCGGACAGCTCCATCCATGTACATAGATCTGTATGAAGTAAAAAACGTTCAAGATAGAATTAGTATAGGGGGGAGTTATGGGAGAACAATAGATTATGCGGTGAGGATGAAAAAAGCAGACAATAATCTTGAAATGGATCAGGTATTGGCCCGGAATGAGGTAGAGAAGAAACACATGGAAAAACTTGCCAGCCTGGTTGCTCAATTTCATCAAAAGACATTTGCAGTGCACAAGGTATGGGATTTACAAGGCCTCAAAGATACCTATAATCAGCTACAGGCATGGAGTAATTTGGCAGGACATGCATTAGGTAAGGATTATCAGCGCACCATCCATGATTCCTGCGACCTTTCAGATCATTTTTTGACCAAAAATATTGATAAAATGAACAAGCGTAGCCAAATGAGCTTGGTCAGAGATGTACATGGGGATTTACATAGCCGCAATATATTCTTAGAAAACAATCCCATTATTTTTGATTGTATTGAATTTGATGATGACCTGCGGCAAATAGACCTGCTCAATGAAATTGCCTTTTTTATAATGGACATGGAGTTTTTCGGAGCAGATGAACTAGCCCGGCATTTTTACAATCATTATGTAAGTATGATGCTAGCAGCTGGTTATGAAACCCTGGAAGATGACGCAATTCTGAATTATTTTAAAATGTATCGGGCATCAGTAAGGGCAAAAGTAGGTTTCATAAGTCTGGACAAACAAAAAGAAGAAACAAAGCAGCAGGATTTAGGAGAAGAAATTACCCGATATCTGAATCTGGTAAAGCGATATTCTCTACTGTTGACATAAAAAAGTGGAGTTCTGTCACCACTTTTTTATGTTGTGCTAGCAAAACTTAATTCTTCAGTACCAGTAACGGTCTTTGGGTATGGAATATCATATGCTGAGTTTTGCTGCCATGTATGAGTTTATCAATCAGGCTATGCTCACGAGGGACCATCGCCAACATACTGAATTCATGATTCTTCAAAAATCTTTCAATGCCTTCATTGATGCTTTCATCTTCCAAAGTATAATGATATGCACGAGGCACCTTATGAAGAATTCTATCCAGGTCTTCACCGGCCTCCAGTTCTTCAATAGATAATTTAGTAGCCTCTTTACGGACATGGAGTATATCTAAATTGGCGTGAAATGTATTTGCCATACTAATCATTGTAGCGTAAGTTTCCGGCTTATGCACTTTTTGGTAATCAGTCGCAAGTACAATACTTTCTATTTTGCTAAACTTAACATTTTCCGGAATCACAAGAATTGGCACCTGAGTGCGATTAATAAGGTGTGTTGTGGTACTGCCAAACAATTCCTGTAATGCATTGGCACCCCTGGTACCCATCACAACCAGGTCTATGTTTTTCTGTTCAATAATATGCTGGATGTTTTCTTCTGCAAATCCACATTCTAAAACAGTTTCGTAATGCAAAGATTTACTGGAGAGATAGTCGTTTTTAATTTTATCCATTTCTGCGTTGACCTCTTCTCTCACATCTTCAATGTCAACCATTCCTTCAGGATATATACCACCTAATGGGTAAGCCACATCAGAAACAGTTGGAATGCGGTAGGAGTGTAGTACGTACAGTTTAGCTTCAAATTCTCTCGCAAGTCCTGTAGCATAAAGCAGTGCATTATTTGCGGCGGATGAAAAATCGGTAGGTGCTAAGATGTTCTTGATAGATTTCATGGCATTGATATTTAGAGATACTAAGCATAAGTTTCTTCCAATTTTGGATTGAAAACATTGATAAGAAAATCCTCCTTAACCATCGTAGTTACCCTTTTTAAAATCGCTTCTTCTGCATAAAGGATTTTTTGCATAAGATCGGCTTCCTGTTGAAAATCAAGAGAGCGAAAGTAAAGCAGCAGTGTCTTATAATTTCCCAGCTTATAATGGCTAGCCAAAATAAGTGAATGTAACAAAGTGGCATCCACAAGTGTGGCACTGCTATCTTCATCAATCAATTTGAAGGTTTCCTTAAATAGCCCATTAATCCCTTCGCTGCCAGCCTGGATATGGGTATTTTTCATTGAATTCATGATTTTGAGAAGATAATTCAGCTTATAATTTGAGCTTTGCTTCACATCAAACAGTAATTCTTTAAGTTGTGAAGCACTTGCCTTATAAGTGAGCACTTGTAAGTAAACAAGAAATTGATGCTCTGACTTATACATTATACTTAAATGTTTAAGTGCAAGTTCACGATAATTGTGGATAGACTTCATAATTAAAAAATTTTTATTATCTTAATAAGTAGTAAGGTAAAAAAGATACTTTTCTAAATTTACCATTTAAATCAGCTTTTTTTATGATTTTTGTCATATTATTTTTTAACATATCGCACTAACTTTTTGAAAATTTATCTAAAAATGTATAGCCATGAAAACGCTTCACAAACTCGACAAACATGTGATCTATCTGGATGAATTAATTCTGCAGGTAGCCTCACTATTAGACCGCCCTAACGACATTAATTGTGCAGCCCGTGCTGTTGAAGCCGTACTAATAGCAGTAAGAAACCGGCTTACTTTTGAGCAGTCTATCAAATTTTTGAACTATTTGCCGCTTCCTTTTAAAGCGATTTACATCAAAGATTGGAAAGTGAACGACCGTGTGCCTGATCGTATAGAATCTATGAACGAGTTTATTGAAGAGGTGTACAGACTTGATTCTACTGTATGTAACAATGACTATTGCGAATATCAAGAAATCAAGAAAATAGTAAAAGCTGTCTTCAAAGTTATAGGCTTTCATGTCTCAAGTGAAGAACTTAAGAAAGAGCTTACTTTCTTACCTGACGATCTAAGAATATATTTAGAGGCTGAAGGGGTATCTATAAAGTCTAATATGGTAGACTCAAGTATCTGGTTATCTTAGCTGAGCTACTTTCTTTAGTGGTAATTTATGGGACTGGTATTTCTGCTACAGAAAATGAATATTTTTATTTTACTGGTCATGGGATTGGTATATGATTAACCATAGAAATATTGATTCTTTTGATAAAAAATACCTAACTCTTTATTATCGCAAAATTATAATCAAACCAAACTGAGTTATCAAACAAATTTATTTTTTTAAGGAAACTCATCCTAAATGAGCAATAATGCTCATTGATCATTTGTGGAAAATGTCAAAAATATTAAATATCTAATTTCTTTTTTCAGCAGAAGTCAGAGATAATTTAACGCCACCAACTGCGCCAAAAATCTGTGTATCCTCTTTGCCTTATGATGCCAATAGGTCCCTTGTAAATTCCTCCATCAATATATTTATCATATACTCGGATTGTTAATAAGTTATAATCACCAAATTTCAGTACGTTAGGAGGTAGTGTATACTTTCTGATGGTTTGATAGGCAAAATCGTCATTATATACATACTGATTGTTGTCGTCAAAACCTGTACTTCCGATGAGGACACCATTTACAAAAGTCTGATCAAAATCATCAATCATACCCAGGAGAAGTATCAATTCATCTGTATTCAGATTTTGTGGTAGGTAGAATACTTTTCTATACCAGGCATACCCGTCATAGTTAACAAAACCTTGTTTTTCCCAGAAAAGCGGAACCATAATCTTCTCCCAATCGGTAGCGGATTCTTTTTGTTCTTTCCATAAAAGATTATCTCCCAGATTAAAATCCCATACACCATTAAGATCAACATCAAGTTTATCATATTCTTTGTTGGAAACGATACCAAGTACTCCTGCAATGATACCACCATCTACTTTATCATCATAAACGCGAATGGCAATGGTGTTTTCACCTTCAGGATTAAGATATTCCGAAGGTATGGGATACCTGCGAAAGGCATTATAGGCAGTCTGGTAATAAGGAGGAAAGGAACCGGAAAAACCGATCAGCTTACCATTGACAAATACCTCATCCACATCATCAATATAGCCAAGGGATAAATATAAATTTTCATCTGAATGCTCCTTACTAAGCACAAATTTTTTGCGATACCAGGCGTAACCATCATAGGAATGAAAACCCTGTGTTTCCCATGCTGCTGGAGCAAATAGCTGATCCCACTGACTATCGTCGTAAGTAAGCTCGGACCATCTGAGATTGTCACCAATCTGAAATTTCCACTCGCCTTTTAAGTCTATTTGAAGATCCCAGGTTGAGGCAAATGAAAATGAAAATGAAAAGCTACCCAAGAGCAAAGCGTGGACGTAAAAAACCGTTTTATACATATGTGCAGTAGCCATTCAATATTTGAGTAAGAAGCACTGAATTTTCTAATAATAATGGCTAATCATTTCCTCTATGCCTTTAGATTTCAAGCTATATTGAGAAAAATGCCTCTCATGGGATTTCTCTTCTATCGCATGTTTGGTGGAAAAGCCAATCCTGCGTGTATTGTAATCAATCATGAAGTCATACTTTCTCATGATATCAGAACCAATAATCCCATGTATCGTGATATGAGATTTTTTTTTCACCAGGGACACAAGCTTACTCAAATCTAATGCAAACAGAGTGCTTTTCATCTCACTATTTCCTAATACTAGCCTGCAAAATTTAATTCTGCTAAGATTTTTCTTTATGCCATTTATACCTTCAATGTTATGGCTTTCTTCTTTGCTGTGGGCAATTCTGAATTTAAATAATTTCGTATTTTTTTCATCTAGTATGGAAATATCGGAACCCGTATCTATCAAAAAATATGCGGTCTTACCGTTGATTTTTGCTGCAACAATAGGTTTATGATCCAGATGAACCATATTTATATATTCGTAATTAACTGTTTGTGCCCGTGTACTTAAAGTAGAAGTGTACAACAAAATCAGTACAAAAATAGAGTGCATTCTCATGGCTAAATAGTTTGTACTAAATTAAATTGACATTCTATTGTAAGTGCCATGAATGAGTAATGGGATGTAAAAGATTGTCACATGTGAAAGGAGCAGATGATATGTCCAATTTAAAACTTTAGAAGCGTACGGTTTTTTTACCGCGAAATTGTTATACATAATGCATACTTAAAAAAAGTATAAAAAAATTCGTTTTTTAAGTATTTATTAATACCTTAGCATTATCAACTTAAAATTAGTATGATGATGGAAACTAAAGTAATGTATTATAATAAGTCGGAGAACGAGAGATACGGGCGTCCACAGAACATAAGAGTGCTTGTTTCTTCTTACCTTACAGAGTTGCGGGAGAATAGCGGAGATAAAAAGAGAAATCAAACTACTGCTGGATAAACATCTTGTAGCCAATCCCGTGAACTGTGAGTATGATGCGGGGATCATTGTGATTATTTTCAATCTTGTGCCTTAATTTGACAATAAAGTTATCTATTGTTCGGGTAGTAGGCTGTTCTTCTTCATATCCCCAAATATTGTCTAAAAGATCAAATCTGCTTACTGCCTGGTTCTTATGTTCCCATAGGTATTTTAATACCTCAAACTCCCGGTAAGACATCTTTATATTCTGCCCATTTTCTTCAGCAACATAGGAGTTGAATGCCACGGCTAAACGTCCAATATGGATTTTTCTTTCGTCATTTGCTGTGCTGCTATAACCTCTTCGAAGTGCAGCTTTGATACGAGCCATTAACTCTCTTACACTAAAA harbors:
- a CDS encoding response regulator transcription factor, which translates into the protein MSRILIIEDEPSMRLGLEDNLVFEGYQVESSSNGSEGLEKILHHKYDLILLDIMLPGISGFDICKEVRKKGNNTPIILLTAKGEEIDKVLGLELGADDYITKPFSVRELMARIKAALRRGYSSTANDERKIHIGRLAVAFNSYVAEENGQNIKMSYREFEVLKYLWEHKNQAVSRFDLLDNIWGYEEEQPTTRTIDNFIVKLRHKIENNHNDPRIILTVHGIGYKMFIQQ
- a CDS encoding aspartyl protease family protein encodes the protein MRMHSIFVLILLYTSTLSTRAQTVNYEYINMVHLDHKPIVAAKINGKTAYFLIDTGSDISILDEKNTKLFKFRIAHSKEESHNIEGINGIKKNLSRIKFCRLVLGNSEMKSTLFALDLSKLVSLVKKKSHITIHGIIGSDIMRKYDFMIDYNTRRIGFSTKHAIEEKSHERHFSQYSLKSKGIEEMISHYY
- a CDS encoding beta galactosidase jelly roll domain-containing protein, with the protein product MATAHMYKTVFYVHALLLGSFSFSFSFASTWDLQIDLKGEWKFQIGDNLRWSELTYDDSQWDQLFAPAAWETQGFHSYDGYAWYRKKFVLSKEHSDENLYLSLGYIDDVDEVFVNGKLIGFSGSFPPYYQTAYNAFRRYPIPSEYLNPEGENTIAIRVYDDKVDGGIIAGVLGIVSNKEYDKLDVDLNGVWDFNLGDNLLWKEQKESATDWEKIMVPLFWEKQGFVNYDGYAWYRKVFYLPQNLNTDELILLLGMIDDFDQTFVNGVLIGSTGFDDNNQYVYNDDFAYQTIRKYTLPPNVLKFGDYNLLTIRVYDKYIDGGIYKGPIGIIRQRGYTDFWRSWWR